From Rutidosis leptorrhynchoides isolate AG116_Rl617_1_P2 chromosome 3, CSIRO_AGI_Rlap_v1, whole genome shotgun sequence, a single genomic window includes:
- the LOC139900350 gene encoding uncharacterized protein, translating to MLESNTLPIVWFSHCIPKHAFVMWLLMGERLKTQDRLKSWELKYNPILKCSLCKGCMDSHAHLFFECSFSTQVWKKVKDLMIINVGTNNWKVCRDLLVAGTTRQSAKGVVDNLCFAASVYFLWQERNNRLFNKPSSSVDQLFELIRSTVRLKLMTVTFKSSMIVTRIKEVWQLS from the coding sequence ATGCTAGAAAGTAATACTCTTCCTATTGTCTGGTTTTCGCATTGTATTCCGAAGCACGCCTTTGTTATGTGGCTTTTAATGGGAGAACGTCTCAAGACTCAAGATAGGTTGAAGTCATGGGAGTTGAAATATAATCCTATTCTAAAGTGCTCACTGTGTAAAGGTTGTATGGATTCACACGCACATCtattcttcgaatgcagtttttctaCGCAGGTATGGAAGAAAGTAAAGGATCTTATGATCATAAATGTGGGAACCAATAATTGGAAGGTTTGCAGGGATTTGTTAGTTGCTGGGACAACACGTCAATCGGCTAAAGGTGTGGTTGATAATCTTTGCTTTGCAGCTAGTGTTTATTTCTTGTGGCAAGAACGCAATAATCGTTTATTTAATAAGCCTAGCAGCTCAGTGGACCAACTCTTCGAGCTTATTCGATCTACAGTGCGGTTAAAGTTGATGACTGTGACGTTCAAGTCCTCTATGATTGTAACTCGGATTAAAGAAGTTTGGCAATTAAGCTAA